A part of Larkinella insperata genomic DNA contains:
- a CDS encoding AMP-binding protein has product MNTLRSDFQKGRTLLDYFYYWERQQPKKVYLRQPEGDRYRDYTWREVGKQARVLATYLNSLGLPPKSNIGLLSKNCAHWIIADLAILLSGHVSVPFYPTLTAGQLRQVLDHSDCSVLFVGKLDKWPEMKAGVSPHIHRITFPPQTGETMPPDPDATPWNDILEHYEPMTDNPQPHSEDLFTIIYTSGTTGSPKGVKMPYRAMISAIDATLPQMRVNVPDPRFFSYLPLCHVAERNLVEALSLITGGTVYFVESMATFARNLAAARPTHFLGVPRIWLKFQQNILKKIPQEKLDRLLKIPLVSSLIKRRLRMALGLNNARLILTGAAPTPIPIIQWFRQLGIHIQEAYGMTENLGVVSVMPAHAIKDGTVGLPYPGIQLRFDPLTSELLTRSDWTMRGYFREPDMTATTLDTDGWLHTGDVGSLDEDGYLTITGRVKEIYKTTKGEYVAPAEIETGFAENNYVDQICVAVQELPQPIALIVLSETGMQADKEDVSQSLEETLRSLNPQLHTYQRVKKAVIVKDPWTVDNDMMTPSLKIRRKIIESRYQPHLQPWLERDETVIWEG; this is encoded by the coding sequence ATGAACACGTTACGCTCTGATTTTCAGAAAGGGCGGACGCTGCTTGACTATTTTTATTATTGGGAAAGACAACAGCCCAAGAAAGTCTATCTGCGTCAACCCGAAGGCGACCGTTACCGCGATTACACCTGGCGCGAAGTCGGAAAACAGGCCCGTGTCTTGGCAACCTACCTCAACTCGCTGGGCCTTCCCCCGAAAAGCAACATTGGTCTGCTTTCTAAAAACTGTGCTCACTGGATCATTGCCGACTTAGCTATTTTGCTCAGCGGCCACGTTTCTGTTCCTTTTTACCCAACCCTGACGGCGGGTCAACTCCGGCAGGTGCTGGACCATAGCGATTGTTCGGTTTTGTTTGTCGGCAAACTCGACAAATGGCCGGAAATGAAAGCCGGTGTTTCTCCACATATTCACCGCATTACTTTTCCGCCCCAAACCGGTGAAACGATGCCCCCCGACCCGGACGCTACGCCCTGGAATGACATTCTGGAGCACTACGAACCCATGACGGATAACCCACAACCTCATTCGGAAGACTTATTTACAATTATTTACACGTCGGGCACAACGGGCAGTCCCAAGGGCGTTAAGATGCCTTACCGGGCGATGATCAGCGCCATTGACGCCACCCTGCCGCAGATGCGGGTTAATGTGCCCGATCCCCGGTTTTTCTCCTACCTGCCGCTCTGTCACGTTGCCGAACGCAACCTGGTGGAAGCGCTCAGCCTCATTACGGGGGGAACAGTCTATTTCGTTGAGTCGATGGCGACTTTCGCCCGGAATCTGGCTGCGGCCCGCCCGACGCACTTTCTGGGCGTACCCCGGATCTGGCTGAAGTTTCAGCAGAATATCCTCAAGAAGATTCCGCAGGAGAAGCTCGACCGACTCCTGAAGATTCCGCTGGTGTCGAGCCTGATCAAACGCAGGCTCCGGATGGCGCTCGGTCTGAATAACGCCCGGTTGATCCTGACCGGCGCGGCTCCCACCCCCATACCGATCATCCAGTGGTTCCGGCAGTTGGGCATTCACATTCAGGAAGCGTACGGCATGACCGAAAATTTGGGCGTGGTGTCGGTCATGCCCGCCCACGCCATCAAAGATGGCACCGTTGGGCTACCCTACCCGGGAATTCAGCTCCGGTTCGACCCCCTTACCAGCGAACTGCTAACCCGTTCCGACTGGACCATGCGGGGCTATTTCCGGGAACCGGATATGACGGCAACTACGCTGGACACCGACGGCTGGCTTCATACCGGTGACGTCGGTTCGCTGGACGAAGACGGTTATCTGACGATTACGGGCCGGGTGAAAGAAATATACAAAACCACCAAAGGCGAATACGTGGCCCCCGCCGAGATCGAAACCGGTTTTGCCGAGAATAACTACGTAGATCAGATTTGCGTGGCGGTGCAGGAATTGCCGCAGCCGATTGCCCTGATCGTGCTGTCGGAAACGGGTATGCAGGCCGACAAAGAAGATGTCTCGCAAAGTCTGGAAGAAACGCTCAGGTCCCTGAATCCGCAACTGCATACTTATCAGCGGGTGAAAAAAGCCGTCATTGTCAAAGACCCCTGGACCGTTGACAACGACATGATGACGCCCTCGCTGAAAATTCGGCGCAAAATCATTGAGTCTCGCTACCAGCCCCACCTGCAACCCTGGCTGGAACGGGACGAAACGGTGATTTGGGAAGGATAA
- a CDS encoding CAP domain-containing protein — protein MRSLICLLLFIASLSFGQAPKNLKSDIKLPKDAAYTTAPNGFPVFDTPAQVVNAFNYARRQEEKQMKLPANSLGSLSLPEKYLSLLPADRALFITNSERTARAGVNYGAGKTLGLPLEGLETNLNAVAQGHAADMTAHHFFSHTSQNGRTALQRINAKTVFSGKCYEFMSRAENIYMFCYYSSDKPVLEIPTFLVEQAVFSWLYQDASVAWGHRETLLIQDKDASGGQGFHNNRGAAASEGLLGVGLATKADYGPCSRISGYQRVGHVVVMNLVDPAPDCSYSLP, from the coding sequence ATGCGATCGCTGATCTGTCTTCTGCTGTTTATTGCTTCCTTGTCGTTCGGGCAGGCGCCGAAAAATTTGAAGAGCGATATCAAATTGCCGAAAGATGCCGCTTACACCACCGCTCCCAACGGTTTTCCGGTTTTCGATACACCTGCTCAGGTGGTCAATGCCTTCAACTACGCCCGGCGCCAGGAGGAAAAGCAGATGAAACTACCCGCCAACAGCCTGGGGAGCTTGTCGTTACCGGAAAAGTATCTATCGCTTTTGCCCGCCGATCGGGCCCTGTTTATCACCAACAGCGAACGCACCGCGCGGGCGGGTGTCAATTATGGGGCGGGAAAAACGCTCGGCCTGCCGCTCGAAGGGCTGGAAACAAACCTGAACGCCGTTGCGCAGGGCCATGCTGCCGACATGACGGCTCACCATTTCTTCAGCCACACCAGCCAGAACGGCCGCACGGCTTTGCAGCGCATTAACGCCAAAACTGTATTCAGCGGCAAATGCTACGAATTTATGTCGCGGGCCGAAAATATTTACATGTTTTGCTATTATTCGAGCGACAAACCCGTGTTGGAAATACCCACTTTTCTGGTGGAACAGGCCGTCTTCTCCTGGCTGTACCAGGACGCTTCGGTAGCCTGGGGGCACCGTGAAACGCTGTTGATTCAGGACAAGGATGCGTCGGGTGGACAGGGTTTTCACAACAACCGGGGGGCGGCCGCCAGCGAAGGATTGCTGGGCGTCGGTTTGGCAACAAAAGCCGACTACGGCCCCTGTTCCAGGATTTCGGGTTACCAGCGGGTGGGTCATGTAGTGGTGATGAACCTGGTTGATCCCGCGCCCGACTGTTCTTATAGCCTTCCCTAA
- a CDS encoding FecR family protein has translation MKHFSAYTAEELAADELFIRWVQHPDDAEVSAYWEGWLAYHPYKEDTVALARELVHLASNPGSQPLEGEEVVSLWGRIRSSIQEMPELQPLQPEIQTWVTNWYIFRWVSAAAAIVLFIGWVLWMQGSHAMETIRTPYGVAKTVKLPDGTMVKLIGNSQLRFARVWSEEVPRAVWLEGEAFFTVAERPGSGEDSKFRVHTNTLTVEVQGTRFNVSQGKKGTRVMLSSGKIKLMLNDDPQVIEMKPGESVEIPAPITIPHKTSSIHTSVKVQNLPIS, from the coding sequence ATGAAACACTTCTCCGCCTACACTGCCGAGGAGTTAGCCGCTGACGAATTATTCATTCGGTGGGTTCAACATCCTGATGATGCCGAGGTCTCGGCGTACTGGGAGGGTTGGCTGGCCTACCATCCGTATAAAGAAGACACCGTGGCGTTAGCCCGCGAACTGGTGCATCTGGCATCAAATCCGGGTTCTCAGCCACTGGAAGGGGAGGAGGTCGTATCGTTGTGGGGAAGAATCCGGTCATCGATCCAGGAAATGCCGGAGTTGCAGCCGTTGCAGCCCGAAATTCAGACCTGGGTGACCAACTGGTACATTTTCCGCTGGGTGAGTGCTGCGGCCGCTATTGTCCTGTTCATTGGCTGGGTGCTCTGGATGCAGGGATCGCACGCTATGGAAACCATTCGGACCCCGTACGGGGTCGCTAAAACCGTTAAACTACCGGACGGAACCATGGTAAAACTGATTGGGAACAGCCAGCTCCGATTTGCCCGTGTGTGGTCGGAGGAAGTGCCGCGGGCGGTCTGGCTCGAAGGAGAAGCTTTTTTTACCGTAGCCGAACGTCCGGGTTCCGGCGAGGACAGTAAGTTCCGGGTTCATACCAACACCCTGACGGTTGAAGTCCAGGGGACGCGGTTCAACGTATCGCAGGGTAAAAAAGGAACGCGCGTCATGTTGTCGTCCGGGAAAATAAAACTGATGCTGAACGATGATCCGCAGGTGATCGAAATGAAACCGGGTGAGTCCGTGGAGATTCCGGCGCCGATTACGATTCCGCACAAAACCTCATCCATACATACCTCGGTGAAGGTTCAGAATCTGCCGATTAGCTAA
- a CDS encoding SusC/RagA family TonB-linked outer membrane protein translates to MNGRSVFNQLSTYGLAGLLIGSYPLQAATKPDAARAVYRHPLAVVTTNPAAQERTISGQTLSAEDNAPLPGVNVAVKGTTRGTTSDAEGKFRIAVPDNNAVLVFSSVGFITQEITVGAQSAVSIKMAVDQRTLNEVVVVGYGVQKKSQVTGAISSVGSKEIAELPITNARQALQGRAAGVDVVQSSSKPGTGPVVRIRGRRSINASNDPLYVVDGIPMAGSIDDINPNDIQSMEVLKDASATAIYGSRGSNGVVLITTKRGKPGKTVVSYDGYYGLSDRLGQIDVFNGAEFAEYKRESRRAVNQYTTDEKLFEPVELDGIKNNRSTDYQSYLLRQGNIQSHQIGVQGGSEKTQFAISGNYFRDVGVVKNQDFTRYTFRINLDHQISPRIKIGTSTLGVYSTRNGENFNPLGGAYAENPLGKPYDDNGKMIFLPTSDGLRTNPIAEIIPGAQVDLTKRIRLFNSIYGEWNILNGLKYRVNFGPDLSNRRIGRFVGSQTNARRGADPTAYSFNEYQFNWTLENILTYNKTLKDVHSINVTALQSVQKDDYETNQIDVTGVPAESQQFYNLGQASLINSVGSNVRRWVLNSYMARVNYDYQERYQVTLTARYDGSSRFGENTKYGFFPSAAVGWNIDKEGFIKRQTWIDLLRLRASYGTIGSTAIDPYQTQAQLARTTYAFGATGAFGYRPFTISNPDLKWETTTTGNIGLDYSFFQGRLSGALEYYRADTRDLLLFDQLPLTSGFDRVLRNVGKTRNQGIELTVSTVNVDAPSGFRWTTDLQFTRNRESILELFNGKVDDVGNSRFIGQPLTAYFDYKKIGIWQTNEADEAKRYQSAVGQIKIQDTNGDGKIDPVDRVILGSQVPKFSAGITNRFEYKGFDLSFFVFARIGYMFRSIFHQDFLTLAGRYNSLDVDYWTANNPTNEFPQPNVNQEFPPFRSTLLYFDGSFVKIRNINFGYNVPTTLTNKLRISSLRVFASVQQPFIFSEYRTKYKGVDSETDGDVNANQSPAVRQTTFGINLKF, encoded by the coding sequence ATGAACGGGAGAAGTGTCTTCAATCAGTTGAGTACGTACGGTCTGGCCGGCTTGTTAATCGGAAGCTACCCGCTACAGGCCGCTACAAAACCTGACGCAGCCCGGGCCGTTTACAGACACCCGTTGGCCGTTGTCACCACAAATCCAGCCGCTCAGGAGCGAACCATCTCCGGACAAACACTGTCTGCGGAAGACAACGCTCCGTTGCCGGGCGTAAACGTCGCCGTGAAGGGCACGACCCGCGGCACCACCAGCGATGCCGAAGGCAAGTTTCGAATTGCCGTTCCAGACAACAACGCGGTGCTGGTGTTCTCGTCAGTTGGCTTTATCACGCAGGAAATTACGGTTGGGGCGCAGTCGGCGGTCAGCATCAAGATGGCCGTTGACCAACGGACGCTGAATGAAGTGGTCGTGGTTGGGTACGGGGTGCAAAAGAAAAGCCAGGTAACGGGCGCTATTTCGTCGGTCGGTTCCAAAGAAATTGCCGAACTACCGATTACCAACGCCCGGCAGGCGCTTCAGGGCCGGGCGGCCGGGGTCGACGTGGTGCAGAGCAGCAGCAAACCGGGTACGGGACCGGTGGTTCGGATTCGCGGCCGTCGCTCGATCAATGCCTCCAATGATCCGCTGTACGTAGTGGACGGAATTCCGATGGCGGGTAGCATTGATGACATCAACCCCAATGATATCCAGTCGATGGAAGTTCTGAAAGATGCCTCGGCAACGGCTATTTACGGCTCGCGGGGCTCAAACGGGGTGGTCCTGATTACCACAAAACGCGGAAAACCGGGTAAAACGGTTGTTAGTTACGACGGCTACTACGGTCTTTCCGACCGGCTTGGCCAGATCGACGTTTTCAACGGAGCGGAGTTCGCCGAATACAAACGGGAGTCGCGCCGGGCGGTTAATCAGTACACCACGGATGAAAAACTCTTTGAGCCGGTCGAACTGGACGGGATCAAGAACAACCGGAGCACGGATTACCAATCGTATCTGTTGCGGCAGGGAAATATCCAAAGCCATCAGATCGGGGTGCAGGGCGGAAGCGAAAAAACGCAGTTTGCCATTTCGGGCAACTACTTCAGAGACGTGGGCGTCGTCAAAAATCAGGATTTCACGCGGTACACGTTCCGGATCAACCTTGATCACCAGATCTCACCCAGAATCAAAATCGGAACGTCGACCCTGGGCGTATATAGCACGCGTAATGGTGAAAACTTCAACCCCCTGGGCGGGGCTTACGCGGAAAACCCCCTGGGTAAACCGTATGATGATAACGGCAAGATGATCTTCCTGCCAACCTCCGACGGTTTACGGACGAACCCGATTGCGGAAATTATTCCCGGTGCGCAGGTTGATCTGACCAAGCGGATCCGGCTCTTCAACAGCATTTACGGGGAATGGAACATCCTCAATGGGCTGAAATACCGCGTCAACTTCGGACCGGACCTGTCAAATCGGCGGATTGGTCGGTTTGTTGGTAGCCAGACCAATGCCCGTCGCGGGGCGGATCCAACGGCTTATTCGTTCAACGAATACCAGTTCAACTGGACGCTGGAAAACATTTTGACCTACAACAAGACCCTGAAAGACGTGCATAGCATCAACGTTACGGCTTTGCAGTCGGTGCAGAAAGACGATTACGAAACCAACCAGATCGATGTAACGGGGGTGCCGGCCGAATCACAGCAGTTTTATAACTTGGGTCAGGCTTCGCTCATCAACAGCGTGGGTAGTAACGTCCGGCGGTGGGTGCTCAATTCCTACATGGCCCGGGTTAACTATGACTACCAGGAACGGTATCAAGTGACACTGACGGCGCGGTACGACGGCTCGTCACGGTTTGGGGAAAACACGAAATACGGCTTCTTCCCGTCGGCGGCCGTGGGCTGGAACATCGACAAGGAGGGCTTCATCAAGCGGCAGACCTGGATTGACCTGCTGAGACTGCGGGCCAGTTACGGAACCATCGGCAGTACCGCCATTGATCCTTACCAGACGCAGGCGCAACTGGCCCGTACAACCTACGCCTTTGGTGCAACGGGGGCCTTTGGGTACCGGCCGTTTACCATCAGCAACCCGGATTTGAAGTGGGAGACGACAACAACTGGGAACATCGGATTGGATTATAGCTTCTTCCAGGGCCGTCTTTCCGGAGCACTGGAATACTACCGGGCCGACACCCGCGATCTGTTGCTGTTTGATCAGTTGCCCCTGACGAGCGGTTTCGATCGGGTATTGCGCAACGTGGGTAAAACGCGCAACCAGGGTATCGAGTTAACGGTATCGACGGTTAACGTGGATGCGCCGAGCGGCTTCCGCTGGACAACCGATTTACAGTTTACCCGCAACCGCGAGTCCATTCTGGAGTTGTTTAACGGGAAAGTGGATGATGTAGGCAATTCCCGGTTTATTGGTCAGCCGCTGACGGCGTACTTTGATTACAAGAAAATCGGTATCTGGCAGACCAATGAGGCTGATGAGGCCAAGCGCTACCAGAGTGCAGTAGGCCAGATCAAGATTCAGGACACAAACGGCGATGGTAAAATTGATCCGGTTGATCGGGTCATCCTGGGATCGCAGGTGCCCAAATTCAGCGCCGGTATCACCAACCGGTTTGAGTACAAAGGCTTCGATTTGTCGTTCTTTGTCTTTGCGCGGATTGGCTACATGTTCCGCAGTATTTTCCACCAGGACTTCCTGACGCTGGCCGGTCGCTATAATTCGCTGGATGTTGATTACTGGACGGCCAACAATCCGACCAACGAATTTCCGCAGCCGAACGTGAACCAGGAGTTCCCGCCTTTCCGGTCAACCCTGCTGTATTTTGACGGGTCATTCGTGAAAATCCGGAACATCAATTTCGGCTATAACGTCCCGACAACGCTAACCAACAAGTTGCGCATTAGCTCGTTGCGCGTATTTGCCAGCGTTCAGCAGCCCTTCATTTTCTCGGAATACCGGACGAAATACAAAGGGGTCGATAGCGAAACCGACGGTGATGTGAACGCCAACCAGTCGCCCGCAGTCCGGCAAACTACTTTCGGTATCAACCTGAAATTTTAA
- a CDS encoding RagB/SusD family nutrient uptake outer membrane protein produces MKTYKSLLVAGALLFSATGCNDLLNEVPVSQVGSQYANSPNGFEAVVKAAYASLREYYGREDAMTLTVFGTDTYTMGADGSFKFVNQYTSQIDGRLGPTNNIWNAFYGAINTINVALDAADGIAGLDETIKKRRVAELKFLRGHHYFILVQMFGPVSLLTKGNLTPTKEFSRAPVKDVYAQIVSDLESSLTDLATPTSEYGRVTKGAAEHLLAKVYLTKATDKDAAAADDFAKAATYAQNVIKNYTYNLLPDFSSVFAQGGGEVNSEVIFATQYTSEPITNIGTGYNSTTTNTVTINGNQTHLYFVMEYDNQAGMQRDVLNGRPFRRFMPTNYMLNVVFAEKNRTIDSRYKKSFKDTYYVNNPTKTTPIFDNSKTSLKFVAGDTAIFLPGYEMPLEERAKRRYQVLVPSLYRPNLFPALVKFMDPLRPDRTYEPGSRDFIMFRLAETYLIAAEALIKQGKPAEAVPFINAVRRRAAWPGKQAEMEITTAQATMDFIMEERERELAGEMHRWFDLKRWGVLVERVKAYNPDGAPNVKDFHVLRPIPQDQIDRTAGGSASYPQNPGY; encoded by the coding sequence ATGAAAACCTATAAATCATTATTAGTTGCGGGCGCGCTGCTGTTCAGCGCTACGGGTTGCAACGACTTACTAAACGAAGTGCCGGTTTCGCAGGTGGGTAGCCAGTATGCCAATTCGCCCAACGGATTTGAAGCGGTTGTCAAAGCGGCTTATGCTTCCCTGCGGGAGTACTATGGCCGGGAAGATGCCATGACGCTGACCGTTTTTGGAACGGATACGTACACGATGGGGGCCGATGGTAGTTTTAAATTTGTGAATCAGTATACTTCGCAGATTGATGGCCGGCTGGGGCCGACGAACAACATCTGGAATGCGTTCTACGGTGCGATCAACACCATCAATGTGGCGCTGGATGCGGCTGACGGGATTGCCGGTCTGGATGAAACCATCAAAAAGCGTCGGGTAGCCGAGCTGAAGTTTTTGCGGGGACATCATTACTTTATCCTGGTGCAGATGTTTGGACCCGTCTCGTTGCTGACCAAAGGGAACCTGACGCCCACTAAGGAGTTTAGCCGTGCTCCGGTGAAAGATGTGTACGCACAGATCGTTTCCGACCTGGAAAGCTCCCTGACTGATCTGGCTACGCCAACGTCCGAATACGGCCGGGTTACCAAAGGAGCGGCCGAACACCTGCTTGCGAAAGTGTACCTGACCAAAGCGACGGATAAGGATGCCGCTGCGGCCGATGATTTTGCCAAAGCAGCGACGTACGCGCAGAATGTCATTAAAAACTACACGTATAACCTGTTGCCGGATTTCTCGAGCGTTTTCGCGCAAGGTGGAGGTGAGGTAAACAGTGAGGTTATTTTTGCTACCCAGTATACTTCCGAGCCCATTACCAATATTGGAACGGGTTACAATTCGACGACTACCAACACGGTTACCATCAATGGCAACCAGACGCACCTGTACTTCGTAATGGAGTACGACAATCAGGCGGGGATGCAGCGCGATGTGTTGAACGGACGCCCGTTCAGACGGTTTATGCCGACTAACTACATGCTGAATGTTGTGTTTGCCGAAAAAAACCGTACGATTGATTCCCGGTATAAAAAGTCGTTCAAAGACACGTACTACGTGAACAACCCCACCAAAACGACGCCGATTTTCGACAATTCGAAAACCTCGTTGAAGTTTGTGGCGGGCGATACGGCTATTTTTCTTCCCGGTTACGAAATGCCGCTGGAGGAGCGGGCCAAACGACGCTATCAGGTACTGGTGCCTAGTCTGTACCGACCAAACCTGTTCCCGGCCCTGGTGAAGTTTATGGACCCGTTGCGTCCAGACCGGACCTACGAACCGGGTAGCCGCGACTTTATCATGTTCCGCTTGGCCGAAACGTACCTGATTGCGGCCGAAGCGCTGATTAAGCAAGGCAAACCGGCCGAGGCTGTGCCGTTCATCAATGCCGTTCGTCGTCGGGCCGCCTGGCCGGGCAAACAGGCCGAAATGGAAATCACGACCGCCCAGGCAACGATGGATTTTATTATGGAGGAGCGCGAACGGGAGTTGGCGGGCGAAATGCACCGCTGGTTCGATCTCAAACGCTGGGGTGTACTGGTAGAACGCGTGAAAGCCTACAACCCCGACGGAGCACCCAATGTTAAGGATTTCCACGTTCTGCGCCCGATTCCGCAGGATCAGATTGACCGGACGGCGGGCGGATCGGCCAGCTATCCGCAGAATCCGGGGTATTAA
- a CDS encoding sugar phosphate isomerase/epimerase family protein, protein MQNTVNRRQFLATAGLSALVLGTKTNLLAETAKKSGLKIGYSGITWGGKDEQAIRELASLGYKGIQLRANTFAPYKTKPSELKALLDQHRLQLAMFSSGNVEVDPAKFQSTVDMHVAHASFVKALGGSAFQMTNSLRKNGQAPTTDELKKLAQIMNEIGKQTADLGVQATYHNHMKQWGETPEEVDVLVQEMNPKYVKLLLDIAHYKQGGGDPAKAVLQYKDVLHALHLKDTKSPLPEKPDDPKAYKFVELGQGNVDVPAVFAALDKIKFKGWGVVELDGVPDPNKTPLQCAQINKDYITKTLNFPL, encoded by the coding sequence ATGCAGAATACCGTTAACAGACGTCAATTTCTTGCCACCGCCGGTTTATCGGCGCTTGTTCTGGGCACGAAAACGAATCTACTGGCCGAAACCGCTAAGAAGTCCGGCTTGAAAATTGGCTACTCCGGCATTACCTGGGGCGGCAAAGATGAGCAGGCCATCAGGGAGCTTGCTTCGCTAGGGTACAAAGGAATTCAACTGCGGGCCAATACGTTTGCGCCTTATAAAACCAAGCCGTCTGAACTGAAAGCACTGCTGGACCAACACCGCCTGCAACTGGCCATGTTTTCGAGCGGTAACGTAGAAGTTGATCCGGCGAAGTTTCAGAGCACGGTGGATATGCACGTGGCCCACGCCAGTTTCGTAAAAGCGCTGGGCGGTTCGGCGTTCCAGATGACCAATAGCCTGCGGAAAAACGGGCAGGCACCAACGACCGACGAACTCAAGAAGCTGGCGCAGATAATGAACGAAATCGGCAAGCAAACCGCCGATCTGGGTGTTCAGGCAACCTACCACAACCACATGAAACAGTGGGGGGAAACACCGGAAGAGGTGGACGTGCTGGTGCAGGAAATGAATCCAAAATACGTTAAGCTGCTGCTGGACATTGCCCACTACAAACAGGGCGGGGGCGATCCGGCCAAAGCCGTGCTGCAATACAAGGACGTGCTGCACGCGCTGCACCTGAAAGACACCAAAAGCCCGCTACCCGAAAAGCCCGACGATCCGAAAGCCTACAAGTTTGTGGAGCTGGGACAGGGTAACGTGGATGTTCCGGCGGTGTTTGCGGCCCTGGATAAAATCAAGTTCAAAGGGTGGGGCGTTGTGGAATTGGATGGCGTGCCCGATCCAAATAAAACACCCCTGCAATGCGCGCAGATCAACAAAGACTACATTACTAAAACGCTAAACTTCCCACTTTAA
- a CDS encoding 3-keto-disaccharide hydrolase — protein MKTFLMTAALLVGLMAAEKPQAPNTLTEKEKKEGWKLLFDGKTTKGWRGAYKDKFPEKGWLVQDGTLTISKSDGSESTNFGDIVTDGEHSDFDLTFEFKLTEGANSGLKYFVVEETPKPAGSAYGLEYQVLDDDKHPDAKKGNNGNRTVGSLYDLIAAKDKTANPIGEWNQARVVSKGKHVEHWLNGKKVVDYERGSEAFRALVAQSKYSAPSYNAHGRFGEAPKGHILLQDHGDRVSFRNMKIKAL, from the coding sequence ATGAAAACATTCTTGATGACGGCAGCTTTGCTGGTTGGGCTAATGGCCGCCGAAAAACCGCAGGCCCCCAACACCCTGACCGAGAAAGAGAAAAAGGAGGGGTGGAAGCTCCTGTTCGATGGAAAAACCACCAAGGGCTGGCGGGGCGCTTACAAGGACAAATTCCCCGAGAAAGGCTGGCTTGTTCAGGATGGTACGCTAACCATCAGCAAATCCGACGGGTCGGAGTCGACCAACTTTGGGGACATTGTGACCGACGGCGAACACAGCGATTTCGATCTGACGTTTGAGTTTAAACTGACCGAAGGGGCCAACAGCGGATTGAAGTATTTTGTGGTGGAAGAAACGCCCAAACCGGCGGGGTCGGCCTACGGACTGGAGTACCAGGTGCTGGATGACGACAAACACCCGGATGCCAAAAAAGGGAATAACGGAAACCGTACCGTTGGATCACTCTACGACCTGATTGCGGCCAAAGACAAAACAGCCAACCCGATTGGCGAATGGAACCAGGCCCGCGTTGTGTCGAAAGGCAAGCACGTTGAGCACTGGCTGAATGGCAAAAAGGTGGTGGACTACGAACGGGGCAGCGAAGCGTTCCGGGCGCTGGTGGCGCAGAGCAAATACAGCGCTCCTTCGTATAACGCACACGGTCGGTTCGGAGAAGCCCCCAAAGGGCACATTCTGCTTCAGGACCACGGCGATCGGGTGTCGTTCCGGAATATGAAAATTAAAGCGTTATAA